In Xenorhabdus poinarii G6, the following are encoded in one genomic region:
- a CDS encoding argininosuccinate synthase, translated as MTKNIKKIVLAYSGGLDTSAIIPWLKENYGNCDVIAFVADVGQSREDLDGVEQKALLSGASECHVVDLREAFIKEYVYPVLKTGALYEGSYLLGTSMARPIIAKAQVELALKVGADAVAHGATGKGNDQVRFESTYTALAPHLKVVAPWREWDLRSREALLDYLKVRHIPTTATREKIYSRDENAWHISTEGGVLESTWNAANKDCWAWTVAPEAAPNEAEYVTVTVERGEVVAVNGQTLSPYQCLYELNQLGARHGIGRIDIVENRLVGMKSRGCYETPGGTIMMEALRGIEQLVLDRDSFKWRQQLGLEMSYVVYDGRWFAPLRQSIQAAAESLAAGVSGEVVLKLYKGQVTAVQKKSDNSLYSEEFATFGEDAVYDHRHAEGFIRLYSLSSRIRALNNKN; from the coding sequence ATGACAAAAAACATCAAAAAAATCGTTTTGGCCTATTCAGGTGGTTTGGATACATCGGCCATTATTCCCTGGTTGAAAGAAAATTATGGCAATTGTGACGTGATTGCGTTTGTGGCTGATGTTGGTCAAAGCCGTGAAGATCTGGACGGTGTGGAGCAGAAGGCGTTGCTTTCTGGTGCGTCTGAATGCCATGTTGTCGATCTGCGTGAAGCGTTTATCAAAGAGTATGTTTATCCGGTACTGAAAACCGGTGCGCTGTATGAGGGCAGTTATTTGCTCGGAACGTCAATGGCTCGTCCAATCATTGCCAAAGCACAAGTTGAACTGGCTCTGAAAGTGGGCGCTGATGCCGTCGCTCATGGGGCAACAGGAAAGGGGAATGATCAGGTACGGTTTGAAAGTACTTATACCGCGTTGGCACCGCATTTGAAGGTGGTCGCGCCCTGGCGGGAATGGGATCTCCGTTCCCGTGAAGCGTTGCTGGATTATTTGAAAGTTCGTCATATCCCAACAACGGCAACACGAGAAAAAATCTATAGCCGGGATGAAAATGCATGGCACATTTCAACCGAAGGTGGCGTGCTGGAAAGTACGTGGAATGCCGCCAATAAAGATTGTTGGGCATGGACAGTTGCGCCAGAAGCCGCGCCCAATGAAGCAGAATATGTCACGGTCACAGTTGAACGTGGCGAGGTAGTTGCTGTGAATGGTCAGACGCTTTCACCGTACCAATGCCTGTATGAATTAAATCAGTTGGGCGCCCGGCACGGTATTGGCCGGATCGATATTGTGGAAAACCGGCTGGTAGGTATGAAATCCCGTGGTTGTTATGAAACGCCGGGGGGAACCATCATGATGGAAGCATTACGTGGCATTGAACAATTGGTTCTGGATCGCGATAGTTTCAAATGGCGTCAACAACTGGGGCTGGAAATGTCTTATGTTGTTTATGATGGGCGTTGGTTTGCGCCATTGCGTCAATCAATCCAGGCGGCGGCCGAAAGTTTAGCCGCAGGGGTCAGTGGTGAAGTCGTGCTTAAACTTTATAAAGGGCAAGTGACGGCAGTGCAGAAAAAATCAGACAATAGTCTCTATTCTGAGGAATTCGCTACTTTTGGCGAGGATGCGGTTTACGATCATCGTCATGCAGAAGGGTTTATTCGCCTTTATTCGCTTTCCTCACGTATCCGGGCATTGAATAACAAAAATTAA